One window of the Colletotrichum lupini chromosome 9, complete sequence genome contains the following:
- a CDS encoding vitamin H transporter 1 gives MKLSLLNRKAEPDAKDPTFVPIEDRNAIALARLNTLEEDLNLTSTEYQTCVSILFVGYVIVGIPANMVVTRVRPSLWMSSCMAVWAIISALTAVSQNYTGLLLTRFFLGITEAPYYPATAFAGLIALGTFQMHGMAGIAGWRWLFIIQGVVTLIIAIIAFFILPDEPLTTRWLSPEERILANERILRDTVGNTGQTTTWSGLLEAAKDPKVWLFTAMQHCHLGANGFKNFFPTAVETLVSMVVFSVGTYAVNSIILGWVSATCSQTKEKKASSLAIVNCIAVASFIWTPYMWPKSDEPRYVMAMSSSAALSVATAMGAWAMRFWLKNENRKIRQSENENVLFYAY, from the exons ATGAAACTCTCTTTGTTGAACCGAAAGGCTGAGCCAGATGCCAAAGATCCCACTTTTGTCCCGATTGAA GACCGCAACGCCATTGCCCTAGCCAGACTCAACACCCTCGAAGAAGACCTCAATCTCACCTCGACAGAATACCAAACATGCGTCTCGATACTCTTTGTCGGATACGTCATCGTCGGTATCCCCGCAAACATGGTCGTGACGCGAGTCCGCCCAAGCCTGTGGATGAGCTCCTGCATGGCCGTCTGGGCCATCATTAGTGCCCTCACGGCAGTCAGCCAGAATTACACGGGCTTACTGCTCACTCGCTTCTTCCTCGGCATCACCGAAGCGCCTTACTATCCAG CAACGGCCTTTGCTGGATTAATTGCGCTTGGGACCTTCCAGATGCACGGCATG GCCGGTATCGCGGGCTGGAGATGGCTTTTCATCATCCAGGGCGTAGTCACCCTCATCATCGCCATAATAGCCTTCTTCATCCTTCCCGATGAACCCCTCACTACGAGATGGCTAAGCCCAGAAGAGCGTATCCTAGCCAACGAGCGCATTTTGCGAGACACGGTCGGAAACACTGGCCAAACTACAACCTGGTCCGGTCTCCTTGAGGCTGCCAAAGATCCGAAGGTCTGGCTCTTCACTGCAATGCAACACTGTCATCTTGGCGCCAACGGGTTCAAGAACTTCTTTCCGACCGCGGTTGAGACTTTGG TCTCCATGGTTGTATTCTCTGTGGGGACATATGCAGTGAACTCAATCATACTGGGGTGGGTCTCGGCGACTTGCTCCCAGACGAAAGAGAAAAAGGCATCCTCCCTCGCCATCGTCAACTGCATCGCCGTCGCATCCTTCATCTGGACACCCTACATGTGGCCAAAGTCCGACGAGCCTCGATACGTCATGGCGATGTCTTCGAGCGCGGCGCTTAGCGTTGCGACTGCCATGGGCGCGTGGGCGATGCGGTTCTGGCTCAAGAATGAGAACAGGAAGATTCGGCAATCCGAGAACGAAAACGTTCTATTTTATGCGTACTGA